One genomic region from Desulfatiglans sp. encodes:
- a CDS encoding membrane protein insertase YidC: MDHELSRLILALILTGVVFFAWNYYRGVLSDRSSESTISVKQIEKVEVKKMNIRKDLSIYKNCGRLKIVVYPIYRALEFINDKIKNPGLALIIITIAIRLLLMPMTVKQIKSSRRMAELKDEIGAIKNRHKDNMLEMQKAISRLYSEKGINPLVNIGLGVLQVPLFFALYKIVNEASIFSGAELGIWINDLSAPDPYFILPFLAGIAMYLGSRYSGNSEVQTQKWLIYLPTVLFTIFLLKQPSGLALYMLVGAIFQLAVSVVSGLAFSIKEKKGKTA, from the coding sequence ATGGATCATGAACTATCTCGCCTTATACTGGCATTGATTTTAACTGGTGTCGTGTTTTTTGCATGGAATTATTATCGAGGTGTTTTATCTGATAGATCTTCAGAATCTACTATCTCTGTTAAGCAGATAGAAAAAGTTGAAGTAAAAAAAATGAATATACGAAAAGACCTGTCAATATATAAGAACTGCGGAAGACTAAAAATTGTTGTTTATCCAATTTACAGGGCATTGGAATTTATAAATGATAAAATAAAAAATCCGGGGCTCGCCCTTATCATTATAACCATTGCTATCCGGTTACTACTCATGCCCATGACTGTTAAACAGATTAAGAGTTCAAGAAGAATGGCAGAGCTAAAGGATGAGATTGGAGCAATAAAAAATCGTCATAAGGATAACATGCTGGAAATGCAAAAGGCGATTTCAAGGCTTTATTCTGAAAAGGGTATTAATCCGCTCGTGAATATTGGGCTCGGTGTCTTACAGGTTCCTCTTTTCTTTGCCCTGTATAAGATTGTAAATGAAGCATCTATCTTTTCAGGAGCGGAGTTAGGCATCTGGATTAATGACCTCAGCGCTCCTGATCCATACTTTATTCTTCCATTTTTAGCAGGGATAGCAATGTATCTTGGTTCCAGATACTCGGGAAATTCAGAAGTTCAGACGCAAAAATGGTTGATATATCTACCAACTGTTCTGTTTACGATCTTCCTGTTAAAACAGCCCTCTGGTCTGGCGTTATACATGCTTGTTGGTGCCATATTTCAGCTTGCTGTCAGTGTTGTTTCGGGTCTGGCGTTTTCTATAAAAGAGAAAAAAGGTAAAACAGCATAA
- a CDS encoding S9 family peptidase, translating into MKRIILFFIVLFSLQVNAELPPLLDRELFFGDPEISGAQISPDGQFISFIKPYNNVMNIWIKKRDEPFNKARPLTSDEKRPVTSYFWARDSKYLLYAQDKGGDENFRLYAVDPKVPGDPIPPSRDLTPLENVRVSIIAIPRDTPNEIIVGLNDRNPQLHDVYKINLTTGERTLIRQNNENIAGWITDQKGNLKLGLRQTPDGGTELLKLDGQNFVSIYSVTSEESVNPLRFTADGKMFYMLTSKGADIDKSQLELFDINTGKTTFIEKDPLNEVDFSGALFSELTDKLLLTVYVGDKLRLYFKDKAFETDFKILVDQIGDGNYSISSMTKDEQTWVVSVSRDIDPGSVYIYDCKTDKAELLYRKRHDLPSEHLAEMKPARYKARDGLVIPAYLTLPKGIPAKNLPAVVFVHGGPWGRDTWGYDSMAQFLANRGYAVLMPNFRGSDGYGKQFLNAGNKQWGTGSMQHDITDGVKYLIQEGIADPKRIAISGGSYGGYATLAGLAFTPDLYAAGFDIVGPSNIITLLNSIPPYWTPIKKMFSVRVGDMDNPEELKMLNEQSPLNSAEKITAPLFVVQGANDPRVKQAEADQIVAALYRLGREVEYMVAPDEGHGFAGKLNNLAMSTAMEQFFAKHLGGRVQKDVRKEIKEKLDSITVDVSTVKMPVKK; encoded by the coding sequence ATGAAACGCATTATATTGTTTTTTATTGTACTATTCTCATTACAGGTTAACGCAGAACTGCCACCTTTACTGGATCGTGAACTGTTTTTCGGAGACCCTGAGATTTCAGGCGCACAGATCTCTCCTGACGGGCAGTTCATCTCATTTATAAAACCCTATAATAATGTCATGAATATCTGGATAAAAAAGCGGGATGAGCCCTTTAACAAGGCCCGCCCCCTGACCAGTGATGAAAAACGTCCGGTTACATCCTATTTCTGGGCACGTGACAGCAAATATCTCCTTTATGCACAGGATAAAGGAGGGGATGAAAATTTCAGGTTATATGCTGTAGATCCTAAAGTCCCAGGAGACCCCATTCCACCATCGCGAGATCTTACACCTCTTGAAAATGTTAGGGTAAGTATTATCGCAATACCCAGAGATACCCCAAATGAAATTATTGTAGGATTAAATGACAGAAACCCTCAATTACACGATGTGTATAAAATCAATCTCACAACAGGAGAGAGGACTCTTATACGTCAAAATAACGAAAATATCGCCGGCTGGATAACAGATCAAAAGGGGAATCTGAAGCTCGGTCTGCGTCAGACTCCTGATGGAGGAACAGAGTTATTAAAGCTGGATGGACAGAATTTTGTTTCGATCTACTCAGTAACTTCTGAAGAATCAGTAAATCCTCTCCGTTTCACAGCAGATGGGAAAATGTTTTATATGTTAACCAGCAAAGGCGCTGATATAGATAAAAGTCAACTTGAGCTGTTTGATATTAATACCGGAAAAACAACATTCATTGAAAAAGACCCTCTGAATGAAGTGGACTTCAGTGGCGCCCTGTTTTCAGAATTGACCGACAAGCTGCTTTTAACAGTTTATGTAGGTGACAAGCTTCGGCTATATTTTAAGGATAAGGCATTTGAAACAGATTTTAAGATACTCGTGGATCAGATTGGTGATGGTAATTATAGTATATCCAGCATGACAAAGGATGAGCAGACATGGGTTGTTTCGGTTTCACGGGATATAGACCCTGGTTCTGTCTATATATATGACTGCAAAACAGATAAAGCAGAACTGCTCTATCGAAAAAGGCATGATTTACCATCCGAACACCTCGCTGAAATGAAACCTGCGCGATATAAAGCAAGGGATGGTTTGGTTATACCCGCCTACCTGACACTCCCAAAGGGTATACCGGCAAAAAATCTTCCTGCTGTAGTATTTGTTCATGGAGGTCCATGGGGACGTGATACATGGGGATATGATTCTATGGCCCAATTTCTTGCAAATCGCGGATATGCTGTATTAATGCCTAACTTCCGCGGTTCTGATGGTTATGGCAAACAATTCCTCAATGCAGGTAATAAACAATGGGGAACAGGCTCCATGCAGCATGACATAACTGATGGTGTAAAATACCTCATACAGGAAGGCATAGCTGATCCGAAACGTATTGCTATCAGCGGTGGTTCCTATGGCGGATATGCAACACTCGCCGGGCTTGCATTCACACCTGATTTATATGCAGCAGGGTTCGATATAGTGGGGCCATCAAACATTATTACTTTGTTAAATTCGATCCCACCATACTGGACGCCAATCAAGAAGATGTTTTCAGTCCGTGTAGGAGACATGGATAATCCTGAAGAGCTTAAGATGCTTAACGAGCAGTCACCATTAAATTCAGCAGAAAAGATTACAGCCCCTCTCTTTGTTGTGCAGGGAGCAAATGACCCCAGGGTTAAACAGGCAGAGGCAGATCAGATTGTTGCTGCTTTGTACAGGCTGGGACGTGAGGTTGAATACATGGTTGCCCCTGATGAAGGGCATGGTTTTGCCGGAAAACTTAACAACCTTGCAATGTCCACTGCTATGGAGCAATTCTTTGCCAAACACCTTGGCGGACGCGTACAAAAGGATGTGAGAAAAGAGATTAAAGAAAAGTTGGATTCAATAACCGTGGATGTAAGTACCGTTAAAATGCCGGTAAAAAAATAA